In Maylandia zebra isolate NMK-2024a linkage group LG9, Mzebra_GT3a, whole genome shotgun sequence, the genomic stretch GCGTTTCTCATATCCATTCTCCCTTCACTGCTGTTTGTGAGTGGTGTTACAGATGGATTCACGTGGTCCACTGGGTGTCCACGAGGCCCCTCTGACGTATCTCACCTGTGGCTTGTTGCGTACTTGGCCTCCGCTCGCACTGTCCGCTcctctctttgatatttgggctccACGGCGGCATGATTGGCCCTCCTGCAGTCCCGGTTCGCTTTGGAGCCGTTCTGTGGAGGTTTGGGGGCAGTGGAGGTGGACCTGGTTCTCCTCTCGCTCCCTGGTTTGGAGGGTGACCCCTGCGGCCCGCCGGTCGGTCTTTGGCACCGCTCAGGCTGCGGGTTTCTCGGACAGCTGGAGGCGCGGCTTTTGCGCACAGCGGGAACTCGGAGCTCACTCTGCGCCTCTTTGGCCGCTTTGGGTCTCTCCTGGGTTTTCCTCGTTGTATCGACTGGTTTAGGCTTGTTGACTTTAGTTCCTGGCATTTTTACCTCATTGGGATGTTTCTGTATCCGGTCTCGAAGGTTGGAAGGGacccttcatcatcatcatcatcatcatcatcattttcttcttcctcgtGTGTTTAAACAACATGAACATTAAAATCTTCACTTTTCCTTCACTGGTGAGCCGGTTGCTATGGCGCGCATGCCTTAGCAACCCCCGAGTCAAGGCTGACAGACT encodes the following:
- the zgc:194621 gene encoding uncharacterized protein zgc:194621, encoding MPGTKVNKPKPVDTTRKTQERPKAAKEAQSELRVPAVRKSRASSCPRNPQPERCQRPTGGPQGSPSKPGSERRTRSTSTAPKPPQNGSKANRDCRRANHAAVEPKYQREERTVRAEAKYATSHSNKAFTVIPPNPKKRREIQKKAEAELAALEELRLSRAMAYVSINPSSVGGCMSLEEVRSKQQQEMMLAKKKQKPMKKPVLEETSVLTS